Proteins encoded within one genomic window of Rhodohalobacter sp. SW132:
- a CDS encoding TlpA disulfide reductase family protein, giving the protein MKAIYNIRIVIVLVLSIATAACNPQQNQSQSATDTVQHEAGETVSEELPEAPDFQLTDMHGEEFILSDHNGKVVVLNIWATWCPPCREEIPYFIDLQEEMRDDAIFVGVSVDEEGWEVVEPFAEEFGINYPLVVDNGTVSDKYGPFRGIPATFFINREGEVAYMAPGMIPEQMIRAILEELIDG; this is encoded by the coding sequence ATGAAAGCTATATATAACATCAGAATTGTCATCGTCTTAGTACTCTCGATTGCAACAGCTGCGTGCAATCCGCAGCAAAATCAATCACAATCAGCCACCGACACCGTTCAGCACGAGGCTGGAGAAACCGTTTCAGAGGAGTTGCCGGAAGCACCGGATTTTCAATTAACCGATATGCATGGAGAGGAATTCATCCTTTCTGATCACAATGGGAAAGTTGTTGTACTGAATATCTGGGCCACATGGTGTCCGCCATGCCGGGAAGAGATACCCTACTTCATTGATCTTCAGGAAGAAATGCGGGATGATGCAATTTTTGTGGGCGTATCTGTAGATGAAGAAGGCTGGGAGGTTGTAGAGCCTTTTGCCGAAGAGTTTGGAATCAACTATCCGCTTGTGGTGGATAATGGAACTGTATCTGATAAATACGGCCCCTTTCGCGGAATACCCGCCACATTTTTCATTAACCGGGAAGGAGAGGTCGCCTACATGGCACCCGGAATGATACCCGAACAGATGATCCGTGCAATACTTGAAGAGTTAATCGACGGGTAA